In one window of Zhihengliuella sp. ISTPL4 DNA:
- a CDS encoding ABC transporter substrate-binding protein yields the protein MAPTSRTPRVAAVVALGAVSAFGLAACAPAASGGGDASGEPVTIEYMHRLPDGEGMTTVTEIVDRWNEEHPDIQVKATKFDGKASDMILKLETDIKAGNGPCLAQTGYSEVPQLYVKGLLQDVAAEAEKYEDHYSAGAFSGMRVGDAIVGLPQDTGPLVYFYNTAEFEALGLDAPATLDDLTAASATAAAAGKFVTAFTPDEAQNWLSGQAAAAGDTWFSTEGEEWKVDAEGAGSERVAAFWQGLLDGKQTLATERWGEGFTAALNDGSLIGHVGAAWEAGFLLDSLDGTPAEGQWRVAQLPDFGAGAMTGPDGGSGVSVMKGCENPEAAMEFNDWFNTQVDDLASQGLVVAAKGEVETPEKMLRQFGGQDVLAELGTATENLNPDFPYAPGFSTLANMNETAAAAAAGTATVADIFTTAQDTAVASLEDLGLPVAE from the coding sequence ATGGCACCCACCTCACGCACCCCCCGCGTCGCCGCGGTCGTCGCCCTCGGCGCGGTGTCGGCGTTCGGACTCGCGGCTTGCGCCCCGGCCGCCTCCGGGGGCGGCGACGCCAGCGGAGAGCCCGTCACCATCGAGTACATGCACCGCCTCCCCGACGGCGAGGGCATGACCACGGTCACCGAGATCGTCGACCGCTGGAACGAGGAGCACCCCGACATCCAGGTCAAGGCCACGAAGTTCGACGGCAAGGCCAGCGACATGATCCTCAAGCTCGAGACCGACATCAAGGCCGGGAACGGCCCGTGCCTCGCGCAGACCGGATACTCCGAGGTGCCCCAGCTCTACGTGAAGGGCCTGCTGCAGGACGTCGCCGCGGAGGCCGAGAAGTACGAGGACCACTACTCGGCCGGAGCGTTCAGCGGCATGCGGGTCGGCGACGCGATCGTGGGCCTCCCGCAAGACACCGGACCCCTCGTCTACTTCTACAACACGGCGGAGTTCGAGGCGCTCGGCCTCGACGCCCCGGCGACGCTCGACGACCTGACCGCTGCCTCGGCCACGGCCGCCGCCGCCGGCAAGTTCGTCACGGCGTTCACTCCGGACGAGGCGCAGAACTGGCTCTCCGGCCAGGCGGCCGCCGCCGGCGACACCTGGTTCTCGACGGAGGGCGAGGAGTGGAAGGTGGATGCCGAGGGGGCGGGCTCGGAGCGGGTCGCCGCCTTCTGGCAGGGCCTGCTCGACGGCAAGCAGACGCTCGCGACCGAGCGGTGGGGCGAGGGCTTCACGGCGGCGCTGAACGACGGCAGCCTCATCGGCCACGTCGGTGCGGCCTGGGAGGCCGGCTTCCTCCTCGACTCCCTGGACGGCACCCCGGCCGAGGGGCAGTGGCGCGTCGCCCAGCTCCCCGACTTCGGCGCCGGGGCGATGACGGGCCCCGACGGCGGCTCCGGCGTCTCGGTCATGAAGGGCTGCGAGAACCCCGAAGCCGCCATGGAGTTCAACGACTGGTTCAACACGCAGGTCGACGACCTCGCCTCCCAGGGGCTCGTCGTGGCCGCGAAGGGCGAAGTGGAGACGCCCGAGAAGATGCTGCGTCAGTTCGGCGGTCAGGATGTGCTGGCCGAGCTCGGCACCGCCACCGAGAACCTCAACCCCGACTTCCCCTACGCCCCCGGCTTCTCGACCCTGGCGAACATGAACGAGACGGCCGCCGCGGCCGCCGCCGGCACCGCCACGGTCGCCGACATCTTCACGACGGCGCAGGACACGGCCGTCGCGTCGCTCGAGGACCTCGGCCTCCCGGTCGCGGAATGA
- a CDS encoding FitA-like ribbon-helix-helix domain-containing protein: MPNVLIRDLDPGVYSVLTARAHERGQSLEQYLLTELARIAARPTLSELLSGRAQEPEVTALTPERIVAAVNEGRAGR; encoded by the coding sequence ATGCCGAACGTCCTCATCCGCGACCTCGACCCCGGCGTGTATTCCGTGCTCACCGCGCGAGCGCACGAGCGAGGACAGTCGCTGGAGCAGTACCTCTTGACCGAGCTCGCCCGCATCGCCGCTCGCCCGACGCTGTCGGAGCTCTTGAGTGGACGAGCGCAGGAGCCGGAGGTGACCGCGCTCACCCCGGAGCGCATCGTGGCCGCCGTGAACGAGGGGCGCGCCGGGCGGTGA
- a CDS encoding PadR family transcriptional regulator codes for MSPAVFSHGDLRLYLLSLLAESPQHGYGIIQSLTDRTGGTYTPSAGTIYPRLAKLEEEGLVTKTVDGRTTIYAITDAGRAELASRENDLADIEAGITDTVRLIANEVRQSVQEAMKSLRADLATATKDDRAAAKNKPRTASEDARLTSREELHRADAVVNAFRARIRTDLRTHVAKGGVLPAAVVTDLENALDQAARSVTVALSQPDS; via the coding sequence ATGAGTCCCGCGGTCTTCTCCCACGGCGATCTGCGCCTGTACCTGCTGTCGCTGCTCGCGGAGTCTCCGCAGCACGGCTACGGCATCATCCAGTCCCTCACCGACCGCACCGGCGGCACGTACACCCCGAGCGCCGGCACGATCTACCCGCGCCTCGCGAAGCTCGAGGAGGAGGGGCTGGTCACCAAGACGGTCGACGGACGCACCACGATCTACGCGATCACCGACGCCGGGCGCGCCGAGCTCGCCTCTCGCGAGAACGACCTCGCCGACATCGAGGCGGGCATCACCGACACCGTTCGACTCATCGCGAACGAGGTGCGCCAGAGCGTGCAGGAGGCGATGAAGAGCCTCCGCGCCGATCTGGCGACGGCGACCAAGGATGACCGAGCCGCAGCGAAGAACAAGCCCCGCACCGCGAGCGAGGACGCGCGATTGACCAGCCGCGAGGAGCTGCACCGCGCGGATGCCGTCGTGAACGCCTTCCGTGCCCGCATCCGCACCGATCTGCGCACCCACGTCGCGAAGGGCGGCGTCCTTCCGGCGGCGGTGGTCACCGACCTGGAGAACGCGCTGGATCAGGCCGCCCGCAGCGTGACGGTGGCGCTGAGCCAACCGGACTCCTGA
- a CDS encoding carbohydrate ABC transporter permease: protein MTTTRLVTVAPPTMRRSRKPQAADAPPPSIAPGPAARTFGIIALVVATLYFLVPVFWLVVASTKNNTDLTSTFGFWFAEPNLAANYDSLMGWTQGLFWRWVGNSLFYSLSAGVIGTLFAVMAGYAIAKFAFPGKKLAVGIIMAGLLLPVALLTVPLYIEFQALGLTNTVWAIIIPSAVSPFGVFLGMVYAQSSVPTELLEAARIDGAGEARIFFTIVLRLLGPAMVTIFLFIFVATWNNFLLPLMMISSPDLKPVTLGLYGMMSYFSPDKGAVMLGALLGVIPLIALFFTLQKYWRSGLAAGAVKG, encoded by the coding sequence ATGACCACCACACGACTCGTCACCGTGGCCCCGCCGACGATGCGGCGCTCCCGGAAGCCGCAGGCGGCTGACGCCCCTCCTCCGTCGATCGCGCCCGGCCCCGCGGCCCGCACGTTCGGCATCATCGCCCTCGTCGTGGCCACGCTGTACTTCCTCGTGCCGGTGTTCTGGCTCGTGGTGGCCTCGACGAAGAACAACACCGACCTCACCTCGACGTTCGGGTTCTGGTTCGCCGAGCCGAACCTCGCCGCCAACTACGACAGCCTCATGGGCTGGACGCAGGGGCTGTTCTGGCGCTGGGTCGGCAACTCGCTGTTTTACTCGCTGAGCGCCGGGGTCATCGGCACGCTGTTCGCCGTGATGGCCGGCTACGCGATCGCGAAGTTCGCCTTCCCCGGCAAGAAGCTCGCGGTCGGCATCATCATGGCCGGGCTCCTCCTGCCCGTCGCCCTCCTCACAGTGCCGCTGTACATCGAGTTCCAGGCGCTCGGCCTCACGAACACGGTCTGGGCGATCATCATCCCCTCGGCGGTCTCGCCGTTCGGCGTCTTCCTCGGCATGGTCTACGCACAGTCGTCCGTGCCGACGGAGCTGCTGGAGGCCGCCCGCATCGACGGCGCTGGCGAAGCGCGGATCTTCTTCACGATCGTGCTGCGGCTGCTCGGTCCCGCGATGGTGACGATCTTCCTGTTCATCTTCGTCGCCACGTGGAACAACTTCCTCCTCCCGCTGATGATGATCTCCAGCCCCGACCTCAAGCCGGTCACCCTCGGCCTCTACGGCATGATGAGCTACTTCTCCCCTGACAAGGGCGCCGTCATGCTCGGGGCCCTGCTCGGCGTGATCCCGCTCATCGCCCTGTTCTTCACGCTGCAGAAGTACTGGCGCTCCGGTCTCGCCGCCGGCGCCGTCAAGGGCTAG
- a CDS encoding universal stress protein: MTDSTSTPSDEATQNAALQKAVIVGMQLDQDPHVLDEAVRFARLLNAPLVVAHVDVTRFVTYEDPDGYVHSAPIDINFDAGAAEFEAVEAAAATALSGKGVTWTARQLVGDPALAIKQLANKLDAQLIVVGTRKRGIGESIREFFTGSVAARLAHRQHRSVLVVPLGESVPDEQKEIWPE; encoded by the coding sequence ATGACCGACAGCACCTCCACTCCGTCTGACGAGGCCACGCAGAACGCCGCTCTGCAGAAGGCCGTGATCGTGGGCATGCAACTCGATCAGGACCCGCATGTCCTCGACGAGGCCGTCCGCTTCGCCCGGCTGCTGAACGCGCCGCTCGTCGTCGCGCACGTCGACGTCACGCGATTCGTCACCTACGAGGATCCGGACGGCTACGTGCACTCGGCCCCGATCGACATCAACTTCGACGCGGGTGCCGCGGAGTTCGAGGCCGTCGAGGCCGCAGCCGCCACGGCGCTCTCGGGCAAGGGCGTCACGTGGACGGCGCGGCAGCTCGTCGGCGACCCGGCTCTGGCCATCAAGCAGCTCGCGAACAAGCTGGACGCGCAGCTCATCGTCGTCGGGACCCGGAAGCGCGGCATCGGCGAGTCCATCAGGGAGTTCTTCACCGGTTCCGTGGCCGCCCGCCTGGCCCACCGCCAGCACCGCTCCGTCCTCGTCGTGCCCCTCGGGGAGTCGGTGCCGGACGAGCAGAAGGAGATCTGGCCGGAGTGA
- a CDS encoding MerR family transcriptional regulator, with protein sequence MSERDWSIQEIARLAGTTSRTLRHYDDIGLLPPSRIAANGYRHYDAAALVRLQRILLLRELGLGLPQIGEVLGPSTGSGTQAVGSGTQAVGSGAQGDGSAAEASALEAHLALLREEQTRLARQIASVESTITALRGGENLMAENMFDGFDHTQYKQEVEDRWGKKAYADGDRWWRGMSDAERADWQQRVSDLGRDWIAAAESGIDPASAEAQELARRHVAWLTGIPGTPAAALREGPDAAAKAYVIGLGEMYVADPRFGANYATSAGGTRGAEFVRDALRIYAEVSL encoded by the coding sequence ATGAGTGAGCGGGACTGGTCGATTCAGGAGATCGCGCGGCTCGCGGGGACGACGAGCCGGACGTTGCGCCACTACGACGACATCGGGCTGCTGCCGCCGTCGCGCATCGCGGCCAACGGTTACCGGCACTATGACGCCGCGGCCCTGGTGCGGTTGCAGCGGATCCTCCTGCTGAGGGAGCTCGGGCTCGGGCTGCCGCAGATCGGGGAGGTGCTGGGCCCTTCGACAGGCTCAGGGACCCAGGCGGTCGGCTCAGGGACCCAGGCGGTCGGCTCAGGGGCCCAGGGCGACGGCTCGGCGGCGGAGGCATCGGCCCTCGAGGCCCACCTCGCGCTGCTGCGCGAGGAGCAGACCCGACTGGCGCGGCAGATCGCGTCGGTCGAATCCACCATCACGGCATTGAGAGGAGGTGAGAACCTCATGGCAGAGAACATGTTCGACGGCTTCGACCACACGCAGTACAAGCAGGAGGTCGAGGACCGCTGGGGGAAGAAGGCCTACGCCGACGGCGACCGCTGGTGGCGCGGGATGAGCGACGCCGAGCGCGCCGACTGGCAGCAGCGCGTGTCCGACCTCGGACGCGACTGGATCGCCGCGGCAGAGAGCGGCATCGATCCGGCGTCCGCCGAGGCGCAGGAGCTCGCGCGTCGTCACGTCGCCTGGCTCACGGGCATCCCCGGCACTCCGGCCGCCGCCCTTCGGGAGGGACCGGACGCCGCAGCCAAGGCGTACGTCATCGGTCTCGGCGAGATGTACGTCGCAGACCCGCGCTTCGGCGCGAACTACGCGACGTCCGCGGGTGGCACGCGCGGCGCGGAGTTCGT
- a CDS encoding DUF4097 family beta strand repeat-containing protein, whose product MTEKWLIAPGEERVIDIASATRLKVGLVGGQVDVIAHDEPGIRIEVHGVTTKDLRIESRDGEVEIDHPQLGWDNFLEVFRNFGSGGPRAEVSVAVPRSIALTLGVVSAGALVSGIRTDTRLNTVSGDIIVDTLIGDLSVNSVSGDVQVRNLTGSINANSVSGDVAVTGAIRKATVDIVSGSTLVDAAGDVNTITVNSVSGGTTVRLDESLAANYVIRSLSGRLLIDGVERSTSGPSTYNGTTGELAGRFVDLRANSVSGGVTVLRRAPQTIENDPEWEA is encoded by the coding sequence ATGACCGAGAAGTGGCTCATCGCCCCCGGCGAGGAACGCGTCATCGACATCGCCTCCGCGACCCGGCTCAAGGTGGGCCTCGTCGGCGGACAGGTCGACGTCATCGCCCACGACGAACCCGGCATCCGGATCGAGGTGCACGGCGTCACCACCAAGGACCTCCGCATCGAGTCCCGCGACGGGGAGGTCGAGATCGACCACCCGCAGCTCGGCTGGGACAACTTCCTCGAGGTGTTCCGCAACTTCGGCTCCGGCGGCCCGCGCGCCGAGGTGAGCGTGGCCGTCCCGCGCTCCATCGCCCTGACCCTCGGCGTCGTGAGCGCCGGCGCCCTCGTGTCGGGGATCCGCACCGACACCCGCCTCAACACCGTGTCCGGCGACATCATCGTCGACACCCTCATCGGCGACCTCAGCGTCAACTCCGTCTCCGGCGACGTGCAGGTGCGCAACCTCACCGGCTCGATCAACGCCAACAGCGTCTCGGGAGACGTGGCCGTCACCGGGGCGATCCGCAAGGCCACGGTCGACATCGTCTCCGGCTCGACGCTGGTGGACGCCGCGGGCGACGTCAACACGATCACCGTGAACTCGGTCTCCGGCGGCACCACCGTGCGGCTCGACGAGTCCCTCGCGGCGAACTACGTCATCCGCTCGCTCAGCGGCCGCCTGCTCATCGACGGTGTCGAGCGCAGCACGTCCGGTCCGAGCACCTACAACGGCACGACCGGCGAGCTCGCGGGACGCTTCGTCGACCTCCGCGCCAACTCCGTCTCCGGAGGAGTGACGGTTCTCCGCCGCGCTCCGCAGACGATCGAGAACGACCCGGAGTGGGAAGCATGA
- a CDS encoding carbohydrate ABC transporter permease, with protein MATVTETRAATPPPPARRPVAPSTRRSRIRREGLTGWLFMAPFALLFAVVFLIPIIVSVRSSFFAQVPAGGGLYGGGELVDTFVGLDNFAAAATDGAFWAGMGRVVLYAAFQIPVMIIAALALALLLDSFIVRRPALFRLAFFLPYAVPGIIAAMMWLYLYTPEVSPFLPYLPEGTDLMAPQTILLSMANMTTWTYTGYNMLIFLSALQAIPRDLYEAARLDGATGFQIATRIKVPLVRGAALLAVLLSIIGTIQLFNEPVILEAANSWMGKDFTPMMLTYNTMMGELSPSGSGPASAYSLLMAGIAGVLAIVYALLQRRKGDA; from the coding sequence ATGGCCACAGTGACCGAGACGCGGGCAGCGACGCCGCCCCCGCCCGCGCGCCGCCCCGTCGCCCCGTCGACCAGGCGATCGCGGATCCGACGGGAGGGGCTGACCGGGTGGCTGTTCATGGCGCCGTTCGCGCTGCTGTTCGCCGTCGTCTTCCTCATCCCGATCATCGTGTCGGTCCGGTCGTCGTTCTTCGCGCAGGTGCCGGCCGGCGGCGGCCTGTACGGCGGCGGCGAGCTCGTCGACACGTTCGTCGGCCTCGACAACTTCGCGGCGGCGGCGACGGACGGCGCGTTCTGGGCCGGCATGGGACGGGTCGTGCTCTACGCGGCGTTCCAGATCCCGGTGATGATCATCGCGGCCCTCGCCCTGGCCCTGCTGCTGGACTCGTTCATCGTTCGGCGCCCCGCGCTGTTCCGCCTCGCCTTCTTCCTCCCCTACGCCGTCCCCGGCATCATCGCGGCGATGATGTGGCTCTATCTCTACACCCCCGAGGTGTCGCCCTTCCTGCCCTATCTGCCCGAGGGGACCGACCTCATGGCGCCGCAGACCATCCTCCTCTCGATGGCGAACATGACGACGTGGACGTACACGGGCTACAACATGCTCATCTTCCTCAGCGCCCTGCAGGCCATCCCCCGCGACCTCTACGAGGCCGCCCGCCTGGACGGCGCGACCGGATTCCAGATCGCGACCCGCATCAAAGTGCCGCTCGTACGCGGCGCCGCGCTGCTGGCCGTGCTGCTGTCGATCATCGGCACCATCCAGCTGTTCAACGAGCCGGTCATCCTGGAAGCCGCGAACTCCTGGATGGGCAAGGACTTCACGCCGATGATGCTCACCTACAACACGATGATGGGCGAGCTGTCACCGTCGGGCAGCGGCCCGGCTTCGGCGTACTCGCTGCTCATGGCCGGGATCGCGGGCGTGCTCGCGATCGTGTACGCACTGCTCCAGCGGCGGAAGGGCGACGCATGA
- a CDS encoding DUF3073 domain-containing protein, translated as MGRGRQKAKHTKIARELKAYSPSVNYSALERELAHSSDSDEDAYVDKWADEYADEDEDELEKA; from the coding sequence ATGGGCCGTGGCCGTCAGAAGGCGAAGCACACAAAGATCGCCCGCGAACTCAAGGCGTACAGTCCGTCGGTGAACTATTCGGCGCTGGAGCGCGAGCTCGCGCACTCGAGCGACTCCGACGAAGACGCCTACGTCGACAAGTGGGCCGATGAGTACGCGGACGAAGACGAAGACGAACTAGAGAAGGCCTAG